Proteins encoded by one window of Conger conger chromosome 1, fConCon1.1, whole genome shotgun sequence:
- the si:dkey-79d12.4 gene encoding mucin-5AC has product MGDMETFDESETAVSMEMVLPMDMVSEEVVTQDEGGADSDGLTAAMDSLTSLPSVSILSKFGKEFRYLEDSSEDEHDPDPNPNPAAGRPYVSGQNSAEEGSGSDVWTGSARDDCLCWECGERFHSLERLMVHFRKHEACVRCNMCHVTFRRVVSLSMHLDNVHNNVDLYCAPCSRLFHSKWDLNEHLGKHSEPGSEPEPCAEPQEEIEVHLVTSDTEGEPMPKPVSRPVSVPVSTPVPVSVPMSVAVPRPVPVSAPMSVPKSVPVSAPIPVTVYAPKSVLVPRPVSVSGPISVSIPNSVPVSGPGPVPVTGPSSVSIPKCVPVSRPVPVSGPVPVPAPVPLSVPMSVPIFLPVSIPLSLPVSVPIPTSVPGPFSVPIPMSVPVPMAISTPSPSSTAKDQGSPLGDSTLPELVARDHTYNNSCKADNGAAAGTYTLRHTHRLTKALPESAHQEKEARVAGGGRDRHVEDFAVGKAVKLDASPLTPPLLRSLASSEQDGKMEQGGMDPCSGEVPWDGEPIEEDDLEHSGEEVNSDGFMSPGDSSEYDPGTASDASSESISSGNSSGSSYTPNKRGGKKVKTRRCLAIKRPCKAESSQVAIAPARQPVVSDSVNFGQTIRHQQKPQPNIQAPAKQNVTDTSAPGHNKALARPVFGPSRMYACDLCREVFPEQVSYRRHHCPVKAAIMSWRGPASIPAPAIQNPTAAPIPAPGALRTIAVPSASSLVSTPGQVLNSGSGVLKVAQTGVPCTIQNPTLVSSLPVASGPVFTLPSIMLPSPSPSVQSGSRPIMATVVFNGNGSAGRVTRLVLQSQGLTFPTHTLSETRPIRLSVPTQANAPTAGQASPSMQLPNLMMIQPQALVKSSHLTLSSIPSLVPAPGRAPTPSSAPKPDLIPAPVPITAPTPTSVAGSAPISAPRLTPATAPITIPIHITAPAPKTVPTPIAAPTPKTIPTPKTVSTPITASFHIPALTPLNATFPAPNPGPLKILGMFANRSQEVALGKRLEKSWRSKGVFLCRQCGAISRQPSLGVRHRYLHRGSRRHRCHCGRTFLHLLHLLRHHVQHAEATRFVCAPCGRTFSGARCLARHKQDQEGKRKRRRKRKKRERSRKDCHAPFSCDCGQIFHRPTAFLWHKLKNPKQQGASLKGTQGNYPADDTASQIETCPL; this is encoded by the exons ATGGGGGACATGGAGACATTCGATGAGTCTGAGACTGCAGTGTCCATGGAGATGGTGCTGCCAATGGACATGGTTTCTGAGGAGGTGGTGACACAGGATGAGGGTGGAGCAGATTCAGACGGCCTGACCGCAGCCATGGACAGCCTGACCTCACTACCTTCAGTC AGCATACTCAGCAAATTTGGAAAAGAGTTTCGTTACCTGGAGGACTCGAGCGAGGACGAGCATGACCCCGatcccaaccccaaccctgcGGCGGGCAGGCCGTACGTGTCAGGGCAAAACTCAGCTGAGGAGGGGAGCGGCAGCGACGTTTGGACGGGCAGCGCAAGGGACGACTGCCTGTGCTGGGAGTGTGGCGAGCGATTCCACTCCCTGGAGCGGCTGATGGTGCACTTCCGCAAGCACGAGGCCTGCGTCCGCTGCAACATGTGCCATGTCACCTTCCGCCGGGTGGTGTCCCTCAGCATGCACCTCGACAACGTGCACAACAACGTGGACCTGTACTGCGCCCCCTGCAGCCGCCTCTTCCACAGCAAGTGGGACCTCAACGAACACCTGGGGAAGCACTCCGAGCCCGGCTCCGAGCCCGAGCCTTGCGCAGAGCCCCAGGAGGAAATAGAGGTGCATCTTGTGACGAGCGACACTGAGGGGGAGCCCATGCCCAAGCCTGTATCTCGTCccgtgtctgtacctgtgtctaCACCCgttcctgtgtctgtgcctaTGTCTGTGGCTGTGCCTAGACCTGTTCCTGTGTCTGCACCCATGTCTGTGCCCAAatctgtacctgtgtctgcACCCATTCCTGTAACTGTGTATGCACCAAAGTCTGTACTTGTGCCTAGACCTGTTTCTGTGTCTGGACCCATTTCTGTGTCTATACCCAattctgtacctgtgtctgGACCTGGACCTGTTCCTGTGACTGGACCCAGTTCTGTGTCTATACCCAAATGTGTTCCTGTGTCTAGACCTGTTCCTGTGTCTGGACCCGTTCCTGTGCCTGCACCTGTGCCTTTATCTGTACCAATGTCTGTACCTATATTTTTACCTGTGTCCATACCTCtgtctttacctgtgtctgtgcctATACCTACATCTGTACCAGGTCCTTTTTCTGTACCTATTCCTATGTCTGTACCTGTACCTATGGCGATATCCACGCCATCCCCATCTTCCACTGCAAAAGACCAGGGCTCCCCTCTGGGTGACTCAACCCTGCCCGAGCTAGTGGCCCGGGACCACACGTACAACAACAGCTGCAAGGCTGACAATGGAGCGGCAGCCGGCACCTATACCCTGCGCCACACCCACAGGCTCACCAAGGCCCTGCCGGAGAGCGCCCACCAGGAGAAGGAGGCGAGGGTCGCGGGAGGGGGAAGGGACAGACACGTGGAGGACTTTGCTGTGGGGAAGGCTGTCAAGCTAGACGCCTCCCCTTTGACCCCTCCCCTCCTTCGCTCCTTGGCCTCTTCGGAACAGGATGGCAAAATGGAACAGGGGGGCATGGATCCCTGCAGCGGGGAGGTGCCGTGGGATGGTGAGCCGATCGAAGAAGATGACCTGGAACACTCGGGCGAGGAGGTGAATTCCGACGGATTTATGTCCCCTGGGGACAGCTCTGAGTACGATCCAGGCACCGCCTCCGATGCCTCCTCGGAGTCGATCAGCAGCGGGAACTCAAGCGGGTCCTCCTACACCCCTAACAAGCGGGGAGGCAAGAAGGTGAAAACTAGGCGGTGTCTTGCGATCAAGAGGCCGTGCAAGGCTGAGTCGAGCCAAGTGGCAATAGCTCCTGCTCGACAGCCAGTCGTAAGTGATTCTGTCAACTTCGGCCAGACCATTAGGCATCAGCAGAAACCACAGCCCAACATTCAGGCTCCTGCGAAGCAGAATGTCACAGACACATCTGCCCCTGGTCACAACAAGGCCTTAGCCCGCCCGGTCTTTGGGCCCTCGCGGATGTACGCCTGCGACCTTTGCCGTGAGGTGTTCCCTGAGCAGGTCTCCTACAGACGCCACCACTGCCCCGTGAAGGCGGCCATCATGTCCTGGAGAGGCCCAGCTTCCATCCCGGCCCCTGCCATCCAAAATCCCACTGCAGCCCCCATCCCGGCACCCGGAGCTCTGAGAACAATCGCCGTACCTTCGGCCAGCAGCCTGGTCTCCACCCCCGGGCAAGTGCTGAACTCCGGCAGCGGGGTCCTGAAGGTCGCGCAAACGGGTGTCCCATGCACCATTCAGAACCCCACACTGGTTTCCTCTCTGCCGGTTGCTAGCGGGCCGGTCTTTACGCTACCAAGTATTATGCTACCCAGTCCCAGTCCCTCTGTGCAGTCAGGTTCCAGGCCCATAATGGCCACAGTGGTGTTCAACGGCAACGGTTCGGCCGGAAGAGTTACTCGCCTGGTCCTCCAATCCCAAGGACTGACTTTTCCGACGCATACACTGTCCGAGACTCGGCCTATAAGACTGTCTGTTCCCACACAGGCTAATGCCCCGACTGCCGGTCAAGCCTCTCCTTCTATGCAGTTGCCGAACCTCATGATGATCCAACCGCAGGCGCTTGTTAAATCCTCACATCTCACCCTGTCCTCAATCCCTTCCCTGGTTCCAGCCCCTGGACGTGCCCCTACACCCTCCTCTGCTCCTAAACCTGACCTTATACCTGCACCTGTTCCCATAACTGCACCTACCCCAACCTCTGTGGCTGGCTCCGCCCCTATTTCTGCCCCCCGCCTCACACCTGCTACTGCTCCTATAACGATCCCTATCCACATTACTGCTCCCGCCCCCAAAACAGTCCCTACCCCCATTGCTGCTCCGACCCCCAAAACAATCCCTACCCCCAAAACAGTCTCTACCCCCATTACTGCATCCTTCCATATACCTGCCCTCACCCCCCTAAATGCTACTTTCCCAGCCCCCAACCCTGGACCCCTGAAGATCTTGGGCATGTTTGCCAACCGTAGCCAAGAGGTGGCTCTGGGGAAACGGCTTGAAAAGAGCTGGCGATCCAAGGGGGTCTTCCTCTGCCGTCAATGTGGAGCCATCTCCCGGCAACCGTCGCTGGGCGTGCGCCACCGCTACCTGCACCGTGGCTCGCGCCGGCACCGCTGCCACTGTGGCAGGACCTTCCTACACCTGCTGCACCTCCTGCGCCATCACGTCCAGCACGCCGAGGCCACCCGCTTCGTGTGCGCCCCCTGTGGTCGGACCTTCTCCGGGGCCCGCTGCCTGGCCAGGCACAAACAGGACCaggaggggaagaggaagaggaggaggaagaggaagaagagggagaggtcCAGGAAGGATTGCCATGCCCCGTTCTCCTGTGACTGTGGCCAGATCTTTCACAGGCCCACCGCCTTCCTTTGGCACAAACTTAAAAACCCCAAACAGCAGGGAGCCAGTTTAAAAGGAACGCAAGGCAATTACCCAGCTGATGACACTGCCAGTCAGATCGAGACCTGTCCTTtatag